The sequence below is a genomic window from Campylobacter ornithocola.
TTTTGCATGATTTGAGTTAAAAGCATAGCAAGCTCACCTTCTTCTATGGCTATACTTTCCCAAGGAATAAGTTTGAAAAAATACTCAAAATTTACATCATTTTTAAAAATCCCATCGGGTGAAAATTCTACCTCATCAATAAAAGAAAATTCACTCTCAAAACCAGCTTCTCTAGCAATATGTGCTAAAAGTTTTGTTGTAATGGCATCTTCATCGCTACCTGCAATTGAAGAAAATAATATCTTCCAACCTTCATAGTATTTTTCAAATTCACTCACATCTTCTTCTAAAGTTATAAGTCTTTTAAAATTATCTCTTAAAGCCTCATATATATTGTTAAATTGCGAACTTTCATCTAAATTGTTTTGTTTTAAAATAGCCCATTGTAAAATAGCACTTTCAAATAAAGAAGTTGGAGTATCAGCGTTAAATTCTATTAACTTTATAGGCTTACCATCAAGTCCACCTGCTAAATCAAATCTTCCATATAAATGCCAATGTACATCATTTTCCCAACTCATCTTAATAGCTTCAACTAAATTAAAAGGAATTCCAAGCTCATCAAAACGATCATTATCAATAACTTCTTGTGCAGCGGCTACAAACATATCATAAAGTTCATTTACTGCCTCATAATACACATTTGCTTCATTTTCTTTTACACAAACTAAATTAGAATCTAAATAATCACTCCCATCATTATCCGTATGCCATGAAAATCCCATTTGTTCTAAGTAAGATTTTTCTAAAGGATTTACTTTTAAAAAATTCATTTTTACACCTTTTTAAGATCCAAAAGAACTTGAAGAACTTGAAGTAGCTTTAGAACCACCACCAAAAAATCCTGATTTTTTTGCATTTGATCCTGTGGTAGCACTTGATCCTGCTTTATTAAAGCTATTTACACTTCTTTGATAAGCACTTTGATTTGAAAACGCCCCTCTTTGCTGATTTGCAAAATTTTGATTATTGAAAAGTTTTGAACCTATCCAACTTCCTAAGATAGCACCAGCTGCACTTGCTAATAATGTTTCACCCAAAGAAAGCC
It includes:
- a CDS encoding glutathionylspermidine synthase family protein; protein product: MNFLKVNPLEKSYLEQMGFSWHTDNDGSDYLDSNLVCVKENEANVYYEAVNELYDMFVAAAQEVIDNDRFDELGIPFNLVEAIKMSWENDVHWHLYGRFDLAGGLDGKPIKLIEFNADTPTSLFESAILQWAILKQNNLDESSQFNNIYEALRDNFKRLITLEEDVSEFEKYYEGWKILFSSIAGSDEDAITTKLLAHIAREAGFESEFSFIDEVEFSPDGIFKNDVNFEYFFKLIPWESIAIEEGELAMLLTQIMQNQKAIILNPAYTLLFQSKGIMKILWELYPNHPLLLETSDEPLVGKKCVKKPVFGREGANVSIIEANGDVSFETKGSYQNNRFVYQEFAEFNQNENDYYQAGVFFAYEGCGLGFRKGGLVLDNYSKFVGHIVKD